In the Drosophila willistoni isolate 14030-0811.24 chromosome 3R, UCI_dwil_1.1, whole genome shotgun sequence genome, ATATAGTGATCGAAAAGGCAAGAATAATAGCTTGGCGGTTAATTTAAATCGAGGATTGATATCAAACGTTTCGTAGGCGAATGGATATTAAATCGTTACGTTTCCGTTTTATTCCATTCACTAGAAGTGTTATTAGTAACAAGTACTTTAAACAAGGACACAATATTTATTACTGAAACATTGAACTATTTAGATCCTATAGATTCTTTTAAATGAGCTGCACAGGAGAATAAAAAGACATGTTTATACACTTGGAAGCCCGTAAAAATGGTAATTTTTTATCATTTAGGGACAAATTTTAGGTTTTCTAAAGCAAAAACCTACGATTTTCGTTCTGATCATTATCATTTTAAGGAAATTTTTTTCGATTCATAATTGCTTTCATTGGATACATTATTGATTACGAAATAACAAGAAATTATTTAGTTTCTATTGACAAACCAAGAGactttaaaaatatggaatatataaattcaattaaattcacGGATATTCGGGTATTTAATTGCTTAAACATTTGGTTAGTAAAGAATTCTACTTCCACTTTTGAAGCAGCTCAGCTGCCTTGTTTAGATTCTCCTGCTTTTTGATAAAACAATAGCGTACAAAATCCTCACCCAAAGACTTATGGGGCTCGCTATAAAAAGCACTCGGTGGAATACCCTGTAGACCCATATTTTTCGTCATCCATTTTGTGAACTTGTAGTCCTTATGCTTATCCTGTTCTGAGCTGAGATCGACTTTCGGGGCAAGAGGCGACCAATCAGCCAGCATAAAATACCCACCTTCGGGTATGGTTGGCCTCATTCCAGCTTCAGTCAAGAATTTTGCCATAAAATCACGCTTTACTTGCAGCTCACGCGGCAGACTTACGAAATAGCTTTCTGGTTGACCAAATCGCTCCAATTCCACCTCAAAGCTGCGGGCTACACCCTCTTGCAAGGGCGTGGGGCAAGTGTAAACAGAGTTTTGATGAACCATTTGCAAATTGCGAATCAAATGAGTGGGTCCATAGGCCCAACCGGTTTTCCATCCGGTGACCGAAAAGGTTTTGCCTGCAGAGCCAATTGTGATGGTGCGATCAAACATGTCAGGTAATGTGCAAATCCGTATATGTTCGGAACCATCAAACACTAGCCACTCGTAAACCTCGTCCGAGACACACAACACATTCCATTTTTTACAAAGTTCGGCCAGGCGCTCCAGTTCGTGCCGTTGGAAAACCTTGCCAATGGGATTGTGCGGTGTATTCAAAATAATCATTTTGGTTTTCTCATTAAACAGCGATTCCAATTCCTTGTCATCTAGAACCCAATCGGCTGAGCTAATTGGTCCCTCAGTTTTACGCTAAAAATAATAAGGATATTTGAATTAATAGTATGAAAATGATGAGGCTCagatttagttttttttaccaattttAATGGAATAAAACGTGGTACACCCCCAGCCATTTTTACCATTGGCTCATAGCAGTCGAAAAAGggttcaataataataacctCATCGCCGACATCCACATGTCCCATGATGGTAGAGTAAAGAGCCTCATAAGCACCGGACGTGATAAGAATATCGCTCAAAGGGTTCAATTCGCGTCCAATTAAACCATTATATAGCTTAGCCAGAGCCTGAACCAAACGCAAATGTccctagaaaaaaaaagaaatgtagaTTATACCAAGTCTTGCCCAAAGCTTTGCCAACTTACATAGCCTCTGGTATACTGATGCAGCAAATGATTCTTATCGTGCGCTATGTCGGCCAGCGTTTGTGTCACATATGAGGGTGCAGCATCATCGGGAAACCCTTGGCCCAAATTCAGTGGTTTATACTGCATGGCCAGAGCAATATACTCATTCCACACACTTGGAGTGCTACCTTGCAAACGTTTTGGCAGATCAAACTTTTCCATGACCTTGGGATTAGTTTTATGCTGGTGCCGGATCTGAGTCTGGTTAAAGTTACTTTTCAAGCAGTTAGAAAGGCGATGACAGCTTCTCAGCATCTAAGGAAAGGCGACATTGATAAGGTTCATCAAAGTGTTTAATTGCTTGTTTATTGTTACTGATAACCAAAGCGCAACGAATTAGGCGTATGTGTGCGTGacatttgttttaattctACCTTGCAATATCACAAATATATcacaatttaaatgcaaatgtttcaaaaaaCTATGCGGCGTACAATGACGTTGCataataaaactgatttttgaTTAGACTAgcggaatatatatatatgtatatgagaataagaattcttaaaaacaaacatacCATGCCTTAATGCCAGTGTTGAATAGGAGTGGTGTTGCAAAGTAGTTCATTGACGCCAGGATTTTTACAACACTTATGCCGCCAATCGATCggttatttaaaaaatggttGTTTCAACACATTGTCCATCTTAACCTGGAGTCGCTCTCTCTGCCGAAAGTTGTTTTCAACAACAGctgctttaaatttaaacgCATCTCGTTCAAAGGTGATTCATTGGATTTTTTATTCTATAAAGATTAATATTAAGAGTATACAGTTGGACCCCGATTTTCCGGGCTCCCATTACCCGGACACCGCTATTATCCGGGATGAAGTTGAGTTTGTTCCGTTGTCACTGTTAACCAGTGCGCGTTTTTTTGcccaaattatttatttccaaTACTTCTACTTTTGTCTTCTTCAGTCTTAAAACCAAGTTGAAATGattaataaatgttttttaaaatctttgaaTATGGGACTTGGGCCACTTTGACGACTTGTTCCCCACAAAGCCCTTGGTATACACAGATTGAAGCAATCTGAAAATAACTCAGAGTTTCAACTTCTTTAAGAAGAAAGATGGAcatacaaattgaaattttaaaaacaaaacaaaataaccaCAATGAATTTcatatatttgaataaatGCATTTATCTTATTAATATGAGCATTAAAAGTTCGCTTTGGAGCTAAAATTGCTTTTATAACATTTGAATTTGGTTTTGGATTttcttgggttttttttcatttgttatCACTAAAATGGTCACCACTGGTCatgtgtctatatatgtatgtatgtataatgtaGGCGTGAAAGGCgagagagtgaaaaatatgtatatgtatattaaagattAAATGTGTTCAGGATTGAAGGGAGCAAGAGTTACAGAGAGAAGACTGTGCTTTAGTCCGTTTGGTCTTGATTAAACTATGGTTAATGATACAGTTTGGAAATGGAGGGTATATGTAGATCTCAGGATGTTGGAGCTAAGCTCTAATGCTTCCTGTTATTTGGGCTTATATTTTTTAGGAAATCACaatgttaattaaattatcCAATGAGGAATCCTTTGTCTGTGCTTGGGCATGAACCTTTTGCATATGAGCTGAAAAAAGATgggaaaattgttttgttatttcttatAAAGATTTctgtttaaaaatgtttactttTTAACTTAATATGGGTAACAAAACGTTCCTGGCAGAGGTCACAGTTGTAATAGGTCATCCCAGTGTGAACTCGTTGATGGAGGCGCAGCGATTTTTCAAAGAGATACGTACGTCCGCATACACTGCACTTGAAGTTCTTTTCGAGAACTGCAAAagataaattataatataattataaacTCAAGGGATTACGTATCTGACTGACCTTCATGACTCCTTTTGTGTTGGGTTAGCACATACTTCAAGGCAAACGCCTTGCCACACACATCACACACATTGGGCTTCACTTTTTCGTGCGTTTTCATGTGCCATTTCATGTCCTGGGCACGTTTGAATCGCTTGGAACAGTGTGCACAGGCATGAGGACGATCCTTTTCGGAATGCACCTCTGCATGCCGTTCCAGAGCAGATTTCATATTGAAGCGTTGCGGGCAGCTATCGCACTGGAACAGGCCCGAATACTGACGTTCGCGTTTTTGTTGCAAAACCCGCTTGTTATTCACAATCACCGGAGCGGATGGACTCTTTAGGTGCTCCCTTCTCATATGGTGAACCAGGTCCTGTTCATTGCCAAAAACCTGTCTACACAGCATGCACTCGCTTCTCTCAATGGCTGTCAGATTCTCCATATGGTCCTCCAGCATGTGTATCCTTTTTTCCGCATACGATGCAAAGACTGTGGGAAACGAAAAGTCTTACTTGAAGATCCGTAAAAAACTCTTCCGGGGccaactattttttttttttgtttttaagggAGTGTCATGAATTGGTTAAAGTTTAGGAATTGATGGCATGCTACTCTCATGGGATAATCCTACATTGGACTCACGAGATACATATTCGGATATAAATTGTTTAGCAGAAGtgaactatgtatgtatgt is a window encoding:
- the LOC6650503 gene encoding kynurenine aminotransferase isoform X2, translated to MLRSCHRLSNCLKSNFNQTQIRHQHKTNPKVMEKFDLPKRLQGSTPSVWNEYIALAMQYKPLNLGQGFPDDAAPSYVTQTLADIAHDKNHLLHQYTRGYGHLRLVQALAKLYNGLIGRELNPLSDILITSGAYEALYSTIMGHVDVGDEVIIIEPFFDCYEPMVKMAGGVPRFIPLKLRKTEGPISSADWVLDDKELESLFNEKTKMIILNTPHNPIGKVFQRHELERLAELCKKWNVLCVSDEVYEWLVFDGSEHIRICTLPDMFDRTITIGSAGKTFSVTGWKTGWAYGPTHLIRNLQMVHQNSVYTCPTPLQEGVARSFEVELERFGQPESYFVSLPRELQVKRDFMAKFLTEAGMRPTIPEGGYFMLADWSPLAPKVDLSSEQDKHKDYKFTKWMTKNMGLQGIPPSAFYSEPHKSLGEDFVRYCFIKKQENLNKAAELLQKWK
- the LOC6650503 gene encoding kynurenine aminotransferase isoform X1, which encodes MMLRSCHRLSNCLKSNFNQTQIRHQHKTNPKVMEKFDLPKRLQGSTPSVWNEYIALAMQYKPLNLGQGFPDDAAPSYVTQTLADIAHDKNHLLHQYTRGYGHLRLVQALAKLYNGLIGRELNPLSDILITSGAYEALYSTIMGHVDVGDEVIIIEPFFDCYEPMVKMAGGVPRFIPLKLRKTEGPISSADWVLDDKELESLFNEKTKMIILNTPHNPIGKVFQRHELERLAELCKKWNVLCVSDEVYEWLVFDGSEHIRICTLPDMFDRTITIGSAGKTFSVTGWKTGWAYGPTHLIRNLQMVHQNSVYTCPTPLQEGVARSFEVELERFGQPESYFVSLPRELQVKRDFMAKFLTEAGMRPTIPEGGYFMLADWSPLAPKVDLSSEQDKHKDYKFTKWMTKNMGLQGIPPSAFYSEPHKSLGEDFVRYCFIKKQENLNKAAELLQKWK